In the Engystomops pustulosus chromosome 2, aEngPut4.maternal, whole genome shotgun sequence genome, one interval contains:
- the IL10 gene encoding interleukin-10, producing the protein MKRFIFLLLVIFFSCKVKSQSGDAELSCQRVMNIFPAKLRDLRSTFQKVKDYFQMKDNVLDTILLEKDLLDDFKSSIGCQTVSEMIRFYLDDVLPLANVDKNDVKSNVYFMKDKLFDLKQTIKRCQHFLPCDKKSRAVQQIKKKYSTLKDQGIYKAVGEFDIFIDYIEEYLMTRKK; encoded by the exons ATGAAGCgttttatcttcctgctgctggtgatTTTCTTTTCCTGCAAGGTGAAGAGTCAAAGTGGAGATGCAGAATTAAGCTGTCAACGTGTCATGAACATATTCCCTGCAAAGCTCAGAGATCTAAGATCCACATTCCAGAAAGTCAAAGACTATTTT CAAATGAAGGATAATGTCCTAGACACAATATTACTTGAAAAAGATTTGTTGGATGACTTTAAG AGTTCAATTGGTTGCCAGACTGTATCTGAAATGATTCGATTCTACCTGGATGATGTCTTACCACTTGCAAATGTAGACAAAAATGATGTAAAATCAAATGTTTATTTCATGAAGGACAAGCTCTTTGACCTTAAACAGACAATTAAACGCTGT CAACATTTTCTTCCATGTGACAAAAAAAGCAGAGCAGTacaacaaataaagaaaaagtatAGCACG TTAAAGGATCAAGGGATCTACAAAGCAGTTGGAGAATTTGACATCTTTATTGATTATATTGAAGAATACCTGATGACTAGGAAGAAGTAA